One Rosa chinensis cultivar Old Blush chromosome 3, RchiOBHm-V2, whole genome shotgun sequence DNA window includes the following coding sequences:
- the LOC112192232 gene encoding probable indole-3-pyruvate monooxygenase YUCCA10: protein MEEVEVVIVGAGPAGLATSACLNRLNISNAILEREDCYASLWKSRTYDRLKLHLAKQFCELPYMPFPKNAPTYIPRREFVQYLDTYVSTFNINPMYHRSVETAFYNENVEKWYVVVNNTRLGVKETYYGKFLVVASGENGEGYVPETKGLDTFNGEYIHSSKYENGMKYRGKDVLVVGSGNSGMEIAYDLSNYGANTFIVVRSPVHVLTKEIVFFGMVLSKYLPVKVIDGIVLILGKLKFGNLSKYGIHKPTIGPFYLKEHEGQAPIIDVGTIEKIKSDEIKVLPSITSIEGNEIRFENGYLKSYDAIIFATGYKSTVLKWLKDDNHLFNDNGMPNKSFPNHWKSENGLYCAGFSRRGLFGISHDALKITNDINFSLGRNKKGI, encoded by the exons ATGGAGGAAGTAGAGGTAGTCATAGTAGGTGCAGGTCCTGCTGGTCTAGCAACCTCTGCATGTCTTAACCGCCTCAATATCTCAAATGCCATACTCGAAAGGGAAGATTGCTATGCTTCTCTTTGGAAGAGTAGGACATATGATCGTTTGAAGCTTCACTTAGCAAAGCAATTTTGTGAACTACCCTATATGCCCTTTCCTAAAAATGCACCCACATATATTCCTAGGAGAGAGTTTGTTCAATACCTAGATACTTACGTATCCACCTTCAACATAAACCCTATGTACCACAGAAGTGTGGAGACTGCTTTTTACAATGAGAATGTAGAAAAATGGTATGTCGTAGTCAACAACACACGATTAGGTGTAAAAGAAACATATTATGGGAAGTTTCTTGTGGTAGCAAGTGGTGAAAATGGTGAAGGCTATGTTCCTGAAACAAAAGGTTTGGATACCTTTAACGGCGAATACATTCATTCGAGCAAGTATGAAAATGGCATGAAGTACCGTGGGAAAGATGTTTTGGTTGTCGGATCAGGAAATTCGGGAATGGAAATTGCCTACGACTTATCTAATTACGGCGCAAATACTTTCATTGTTGTTCGTAGCCCA GTACATGTTCTTACCAAAGAAATTGTGTTCTTTGGAATGGTTTTATCCAAATATCTTCCGGTTAAAGTTATCGATGGCATTGTCCTGATCTTAgggaaattgaaatttggaaatTTATCGAAGTATGGAATTCATAAACCAACAATAGGGCCATTTTATCTCAAGGAACACGAGGGTCAAGCCCCCATCATCGATGTTGGGACCATTGAAAAGATCAAGAGTGACGAAATCAAG GTTTTGCCTTCCATAACAAGCATAGAAGGAAATGAAATCCGATTTGAAAATGGCTACCTTAAAAGTTATGATGCTATAATATTTGCTACAGGCTATAAAAGCACTGTGCTAAAGTGGCTCAAG GATGACAATCATCTCTTTAATGACAATGGAATGCCGAATAAAAGTTTTCCGAACCACTGGAAGTCAGAAAATGGTCTTTACTGTGCTGGTTTCTCAAGGCGTGGACTATTTGGAATTTCGCATGATGCACTAAAAATAACAAATGATATCAATTTCTCTCTTGGTCGGAACAAAAAGGGGATTTGA